A stretch of Fusarium poae strain DAOMC 252244 chromosome 2, whole genome shotgun sequence DNA encodes these proteins:
- a CDS encoding hypothetical protein (SECRETED:SignalP(1-17)): MIAKSFTLALFAATAAAGPCRPGHTTTSDPTTTDSAIISSSTTEEAAVTTTSVIEPAGEAIILKINLNTRLVKRDTIFVGNDNPSDCTFASVFRLDSDQLLYNGVPVYFAGNDYQELVADGQPPADAVTTTFSVSGGKLAWENDAFGVAGFCYLESDGKIYITFGSSPDGCEVVSLTAYKETQCQNGQIVGLETSTTDVGEPTTTAEATTTADICVAGVGGPNGQPPRASRLADCSRLNVVTVSPFPVTTTVVKREVAVRIPTGKYTGQPVINTLNRRAEGEPTATTIQPTNIPAYATYCDSPEAYYDACSEAGITAFTTTLPTGTSTTETTVTDCPGRKMAKRAGQAMGYEFEDNWEAYNMPGYKLF; encoded by the exons ATGATTGCTAAGAGTTTCACCCTCGCCTTGTTCGCAGCTACGGCGGCTGCTGGGCCTTGTAGACCCGGCCACACAACGACTAGTGATCCAACCACTACTGATTctgccatcatctcttcttctACTACGGAAGAAGCCGCTGTTACTACCACAAGCGTTATCGAGCCTGCGGGCGAAGCAATCATCCTGAAGATCAACCTCAATACCCGTCTGGTCAAGAGAGACACCATCTTCGTCGGAAACGATAACCCCTCTGACTGTACTTTTGCTTCCGTCTTTCGCCTGGATTCCGATCAGCTACTTTACAACGGCGTGCCAGTCTATTTTGCTGGTAATGATTACCAGGAGCTGGTCGCTGATGGTCAACCTCCAGCTGATGCCGTCACTACCACCTTTTCCGTTTCTGGAGGCAAGCTCGCATGGGAGAACGACGCCTTTGGGGTCGCAGGATTTTGCTACCTTGAGAGTGATGGAAAGATCTACATCACGTTTGGATCATCGCCTGATGGATGTGAGGTAGTGTCATTGACAGCGTACAAAG AGACGCAATGTCAAAATGGTCAAATTGTTGGTCTTGAGACATCGACTACCGATGTCGGAGAGCCTACTACGACTGCTGAAGCGACCACAACTGCCGATATCTGCGTGGCAGGCGTCGGTGGTCCGAACGGTCAGCCTCCCCGAGCGAGCCGTCTTGCCGACTGTTCCCGCTTGAATGTTGTCACAGTCAGCCCCTTTCCAGT GACAACCACTGTTGTCAAGCGTGAGGTCGCTGTGCGCATCCCAACTGGTAAATACACAGGACAGCCAGTTATCAACACTCTTAACCGCCGAGCGGAAGGAGAACCAACCGCCACTACAATTCAACCAACCAATATCCCTGCATACGCTACGTACTGTGACTCCCCGGAGGCGTACTACGATGCTTGTTCAGAAGCTGGCATTACTGCGTTTACCACCACGCTCCCCACCGGAACCAGCACGACAGAAACAACAGTCACCGATTGTCCTGGGCGCAAGATGGCCAAGAGAGCTGGCCAGGCTATGGGATATGAGTTTGAAGATAACTGGGAGGCGTACAACATGCCAGGATACAAGCTGTTCTAG
- a CDS encoding hypothetical protein (SECRETED:SignalP(1-19)~TransMembrane:1 (n3-14c19/20o251-271i)) — protein sequence MHFSTTFAALVALSGFTSAEPNGWSKTKEAEDSPSKLDDCGCWPIYQAMLKCQKLKFPEQSAEDCVCIPNPDGWYGSMDGCRTCLSSNTNEDFFDNMAKLVTQLFVSCTNAGGAVYSDGNSICASNSYREACVSLGTDGKASWASFEQGDTTGNGTYVLDIEEYGAKKDASTSVTTAKTAEKTTAATAATDSADSTETETETEATDSTKTDAETKTTSVGAAATTGTSEAASAAQTPAASDTTTPSSAMKLAGAQAGAMGLMVAVVVGAALF from the coding sequence ATGCATTTCTCAACCACTTTCGCGGCACTTGTTGCCCTTTCCGGCTTCACCTCTGCCGAGCCCAATGGTTggtccaagaccaaggaagcCGAGGACAGCCCTTCAAAGCTCGACGACTGCGGCTGCTGGCCCATCTACCAGGCCATGCTCAAGTGCCAGAAGCTCAAGTTCCCCGAACAGTCAGCCGAGGACTGTGTTTGCATCCCCAACCCCGACGGCTGGTACGGCTCCATGGACGGCTGCCGCACTTGTCTGTCGTCCAACACGAACGAAGACTTCTTTGACAACATGGCCAAGCTTGTTACCCAGCTCTTTGTCTCTTGTACCAACGCTGGTGGCGCTGTCTACAGTGACGGCAACAGCATCTGTGCCAGCAACTCCTACCGAGAGGCCTGTGTTTCGCTCGGCACCGATGGAAAGGCCAGCTGGGCTAGCTTCGAGCAGGGTGATACTACCGGAAACGGTACTTATGTTCTGGATATCGAAGAATATGGCGCCAAGAAGGATGCCTCTACTTCGGTGACGACTGCAAAGACTGCTGAAAAGACAACTGCTGCAACTGCAGCTACTGATTCTGCCGATTCTaccgagaccgagaccgagaCAGAGGCCACTGATTCTACCAAGACTGATGCCGAGACCAAGACCACAAGTGTTGGAGCGGCTGCTACTACTGGCACTTCTGAGGCCGCTTCTGCAGCTCAAACTCCTGCTGCTTCTGACACCACAACACCATCTTCAGCTATGAAGCTTGCTGGTGCCCAGGCTGGAGCAATGGGATTAATGGTTGCTGTTGTGGTTGGAGCCGCATTATTTTAA